The Candidatus Desulfarcum epimagneticum genome has a window encoding:
- a CDS encoding conserved hypothetical protein (Evidence 4 : Unknown function but conserved in other organisms) encodes MTNSPYRIIDTPSKLETFAAEIAGSKTISVDMEADSMHHFKERVCLIQMAANGKKALIDAIALSDMSPVKPLFSDPDIEKIFHGADYDIRSLHRYFQIEVSHLFDTQVAAMWAGDRETGLEAALRTRVGVSITKKYQKKDWSMRPLPPEMLDYAISDVGHLVDLSQSLKRDLRRMGRLEWVLEECEAVSRVRRSEKEPGPLFAGVKGAGRLKPRSLAALESLLKFRKSAAKKKDRPLFKIISDRRLLEIARAMPGDMKRLKALNALSPRQTAMHGKEILRRLERVRKADPSDYPAPAKRKPRRRRSRRAASRMEALKAWRDRKAGELALPQGLVCGKKIMAAVAEADPSGPGDLEKIPGMRPWRRREFGPEILSALEKV; translated from the coding sequence ATGACAAATTCCCCATACAGAATCATCGACACCCCGTCGAAGCTGGAGACATTCGCGGCTGAAATCGCCGGGTCCAAAACCATATCGGTGGACATGGAGGCCGATTCCATGCACCATTTCAAGGAAAGGGTCTGCCTGATACAGATGGCGGCCAACGGGAAAAAGGCCCTGATAGACGCCATCGCTCTTTCGGACATGTCCCCGGTCAAACCCCTTTTTTCCGATCCGGACATTGAGAAAATTTTCCACGGCGCCGATTACGACATCCGGAGCCTTCACCGGTATTTTCAAATCGAGGTGAGCCATCTGTTCGACACCCAGGTGGCGGCCATGTGGGCCGGCGACCGGGAAACCGGCCTGGAGGCGGCGCTCAGGACCCGGGTGGGGGTCTCCATCACCAAGAAATACCAGAAAAAAGACTGGTCCATGCGCCCGCTGCCCCCGGAGATGCTGGACTACGCCATCTCGGATGTGGGGCATCTTGTGGATCTGTCCCAAAGCCTCAAACGGGATTTGAGGCGGATGGGCCGCCTGGAGTGGGTCCTGGAGGAATGCGAGGCCGTGAGCCGGGTCCGGCGCTCGGAAAAGGAGCCGGGACCGCTTTTTGCCGGGGTCAAGGGCGCCGGGAGGCTGAAGCCCCGGTCCCTGGCCGCCCTGGAGTCTCTTTTGAAATTTCGAAAAAGCGCGGCAAAGAAAAAAGACCGGCCCCTTTTTAAAATCATCAGCGACCGCCGCCTTCTGGAAATCGCCCGGGCCATGCCCGGGGACATGAAGCGTCTCAAGGCGCTCAACGCGCTGAGCCCGAGGCAGACGGCCATGCACGGAAAGGAGATATTAAGGCGGCTGGAGCGGGTCCGAAAAGCCGATCCCTCCGATTATCCCGCGCCGGCGAAGAGAAAGCCCCGCCGAAGGCGCTCCCGCCGGGCGGCCTCGCGCATGGAGGCCTTAAAGGCGTGGCGGGACCGAAAGGCCGGGGAGCTGGCGCTTCCCCAGGGTCTGGTGTGCGGCAAAAAGATCATGGCGGCCGTCGCCGAGGCCGATCCCTCGGGTCCCGGCGATCTGGAGAAGATTCCCGGTATGAGGCCCTGGCGCCGAAGGGAATTCGGCCCTGAGATTCTTTCGGCCCTTGAAAAAGTGTAA
- the pckG gene encoding Phosphoenolpyruvate carboxykinase (GTP): MPTLNPTIDIALKIGKIETRTQAEKALKDRMDADSFEKISRIQNEFALVKLANAAVMCGPDSIFIHTGSDQDRGFIRDLALKKGEEEKLAMKGHTLHYDLKDEQGRIVDRTYYIADKEEQISSLARRMERGEAAGEVGQKMSGIMAGKIMMAGFYMRGPAGSPVSDPAIEISSSAYVLHSADILYRNIFSEFDREVDRAGHCYVNIHSQGENRPQDLPHARVFMDRRDQTTYSLNCTYAGNTLLLKKGNHRFSVDRSVYRGRGRELAEHMFITGVRGPGGRVSWITGAAPSGCGKTTTAMAGDHFLGDDLAHMWIAEDGTVRSVNPEIGIFGIVEDVNAVGDPILIKALRNEGAEVIWSNVLVDEAGVPHWTGSGEEPPEKGRNFQGPWERGMTDEKGARVPMSHPNARCTISARALENCSEKLDDPDGVETRVVTYSGRDSDTMPPVWAARTPREGVAIGASIVSAATATEVGAKGVKRAPWANAPFIPGSLADYMDAQFKFFENPQIDDAKRPILAGLNYFLTDEARGGSSKNLLGEKRDVKVWLAWLERLAHGEVSAINTPIGRLPLYGDLNILFKGLIEKDYPEDLYVRQFSLYIDPIMARIDLQTEAYGKETGVPAALFEVYETQRRELSELRKKFGPVASPSRLLSLSV; the protein is encoded by the coding sequence ATGCCGACTTTAAACCCAACCATCGACATCGCTTTGAAAATCGGGAAAATTGAAACCCGGACACAGGCCGAAAAGGCGCTCAAAGACCGCATGGACGCGGACAGTTTTGAAAAAATCAGCCGGATTCAAAACGAATTCGCCCTGGTCAAACTGGCCAACGCCGCCGTGATGTGCGGCCCGGACTCCATTTTCATCCACACGGGATCCGACCAGGACCGGGGCTTTATACGTGACCTGGCGCTTAAAAAAGGCGAGGAGGAAAAACTCGCCATGAAGGGCCACACCCTCCACTATGATCTCAAAGACGAGCAGGGCCGGATCGTGGACCGGACCTACTACATCGCGGACAAAGAGGAACAGATCAGCTCCCTGGCCCGGAGAATGGAGCGCGGCGAGGCCGCCGGGGAAGTCGGCCAAAAGATGTCCGGGATCATGGCGGGAAAAATCATGATGGCGGGATTTTACATGAGGGGGCCGGCGGGCTCGCCGGTGTCCGACCCGGCCATTGAAATCTCCAGCTCAGCCTATGTGCTCCACAGCGCCGACATCCTTTACCGAAACATCTTTTCCGAGTTCGACCGGGAGGTGGACCGGGCGGGCCACTGCTATGTGAACATCCACAGCCAGGGGGAAAACAGGCCCCAGGACCTGCCCCACGCCCGGGTTTTCATGGACCGGCGGGACCAGACCACCTACAGCCTCAACTGCACCTACGCCGGCAACACCCTTTTGCTTAAAAAGGGAAACCACCGGTTTTCCGTGGACCGCTCCGTTTACCGGGGCCGGGGACGGGAGCTGGCCGAGCATATGTTCATCACCGGCGTGCGGGGGCCCGGGGGACGGGTGTCCTGGATCACCGGGGCGGCCCCCAGCGGATGCGGCAAAACCACCACAGCCATGGCCGGGGACCATTTCCTGGGAGACGACCTGGCCCATATGTGGATCGCAGAAGACGGAACCGTCCGGTCCGTGAACCCGGAAATCGGCATTTTCGGAATCGTGGAGGACGTCAACGCCGTCGGCGACCCCATTTTGATCAAGGCTCTCAGAAACGAAGGCGCCGAGGTGATCTGGTCCAACGTCCTGGTGGACGAGGCGGGCGTCCCCCACTGGACGGGAAGCGGGGAAGAGCCCCCGGAAAAAGGCCGGAATTTCCAGGGGCCATGGGAAAGGGGCATGACCGACGAAAAAGGGGCGCGGGTTCCCATGTCCCATCCCAACGCCCGGTGCACCATCTCCGCCCGGGCGCTTGAAAACTGCTCGGAAAAGCTGGACGACCCGGACGGCGTGGAAACCCGGGTGGTCACCTACAGCGGCCGGGACAGCGACACCATGCCCCCGGTCTGGGCCGCCCGGACCCCCCGGGAAGGGGTGGCCATCGGGGCCTCCATCGTCTCCGCCGCCACGGCCACCGAGGTGGGGGCGAAAGGCGTGAAACGCGCGCCCTGGGCCAACGCCCCCTTCATCCCCGGAAGCCTCGCCGATTACATGGACGCCCAGTTTAAATTCTTTGAAAATCCCCAGATCGACGACGCCAAAAGGCCGATCCTGGCGGGGCTGAACTATTTTCTCACCGATGAGGCCAGGGGGGGATCGTCCAAAAATCTCCTGGGCGAAAAGCGGGATGTGAAGGTCTGGCTGGCGTGGCTGGAGCGGCTCGCCCATGGCGAGGTGTCCGCCATAAACACCCCCATCGGGCGCCTTCCCCTTTACGGGGATTTAAACATCCTGTTTAAAGGCCTCATCGAAAAAGACTACCCCGAAGACCTGTATGTCCGGCAGTTTTCCCTGTATATCGACCCCATCATGGCCCGGATCGATCTCCAGACCGAGGCCTACGGCAAGGAAACCGGGGTCCCGGCCGCGCTGTTTGAGGTGTATGAGACCCAGCGCCGGGAGCTTTCAGAACTCAGGAAAAAATTCGGGCCGGTGGCCTCGCCCTCCCGGCTTTTGTCCCTATCGGTTTGA
- the thrS gene encoding Threonine--tRNA ligase, whose protein sequence is MIHIALPDGNIKTFNDPPTGMEVAASISQGLARDCVAMKIDGDIKDLNDQIHSDAQVTLLTSRDPESLEILRHSAAHVMAQAVLRLRKNARLAIGPAVKDGFYYDIDMEPISEKDFPAIEAEMKKIIKEKIPFASMKVSREEAESLYKDEPYKLEMVSGIGDGDITVYRQGDFSDLCRGPHVPHTGWIKAVKLTKVSGAYWRGDQDGPQLQRVYGTAFFSKKELKQRLAFLEEARKRDHKKIGRALDLFSFHEEAPGMPFFHAKGVDMLNALLDFWRKEHRAAGYVETKTPIALSRSLWEKSGHWENYRSNMYAFQIEEDDYAIKPMNCPGGMILYGMKPRSHRDLPIRAAEIGLVHRHELSGVLNGLFRVRAFHQDDAHIFMTPDHIQDEILGVLSLMERLYGVFGLTFRLELSTRPEKSLGSDEQWEMATNGLVAALDIYGRDYEVNEGDGAFYGPKIDIHIEDALKRTWQCGTVQLDMSLPERFDLSYIAPDNQKRRPIMIHRVIYGSIERFMGILIEHFAGSFPLWLAPVQAVLLPINDDLIPFAEKVRAELEKNGLRTHLDDRTESLNKKVRNAQLMKIPLILTLGAREKDAGTVSVRTLDGKVRHGVPLESFIKAAVGHSAERSRDPLSFEE, encoded by the coding sequence ATGATCCATATAGCGCTTCCCGACGGCAATATAAAGACTTTTAACGACCCCCCCACCGGTATGGAGGTGGCGGCGAGCATTTCCCAGGGCCTGGCCCGGGACTGCGTGGCCATGAAAATCGACGGTGATATAAAGGATTTAAACGACCAGATCCACTCCGACGCCCAGGTGACCCTTTTGACCTCAAGGGACCCGGAGTCTTTGGAAATCCTTCGCCACAGCGCGGCCCATGTCATGGCCCAGGCCGTTTTGCGTCTTCGAAAAAACGCCCGGCTGGCCATCGGCCCGGCCGTCAAGGACGGTTTTTATTACGACATCGACATGGAGCCCATTTCGGAAAAAGACTTCCCGGCCATTGAGGCCGAGATGAAAAAAATCATCAAAGAAAAAATCCCCTTCGCCTCCATGAAGGTGTCCCGAGAAGAGGCCGAGTCCCTTTATAAAGACGAGCCCTACAAGCTGGAGATGGTCTCCGGGATTGGGGACGGCGACATCACCGTTTACCGGCAGGGAGACTTCTCAGACCTTTGCCGGGGCCCCCATGTGCCCCACACCGGCTGGATCAAGGCGGTGAAGCTGACCAAGGTCTCCGGGGCTTACTGGCGCGGGGACCAGGACGGCCCCCAGCTCCAGCGCGTCTATGGAACGGCCTTTTTTTCCAAAAAAGAGCTGAAACAGCGACTGGCCTTCCTTGAGGAGGCCCGAAAGCGGGACCACAAAAAAATCGGGCGGGCGCTGGATCTTTTCAGCTTCCATGAAGAGGCCCCGGGGATGCCTTTTTTTCACGCCAAAGGCGTGGATATGCTCAACGCGCTGCTGGATTTCTGGCGAAAAGAGCACCGGGCCGCCGGCTACGTGGAGACCAAAACCCCCATCGCCCTGTCCAGATCGCTGTGGGAAAAAAGCGGGCACTGGGAGAATTACCGCTCCAACATGTACGCCTTTCAGATTGAGGAGGACGACTACGCCATCAAGCCCATGAACTGCCCCGGGGGCATGATCCTTTACGGCATGAAGCCCCGGTCCCACCGGGACCTTCCCATCCGCGCCGCCGAAATCGGGCTGGTCCACCGCCATGAGCTCAGCGGCGTGCTCAACGGTCTGTTCCGGGTCCGGGCCTTCCACCAGGACGACGCCCATATTTTCATGACCCCGGACCATATCCAGGACGAAATCCTGGGGGTTCTGTCCCTCATGGAGCGCCTGTACGGCGTTTTCGGCTTAACCTTTCGCCTGGAGCTGTCCACCCGGCCCGAGAAGTCCCTGGGCAGCGACGAGCAGTGGGAAATGGCCACAAACGGCCTGGTGGCGGCCCTGGATATCTACGGCCGGGACTATGAGGTGAACGAGGGGGACGGGGCCTTTTACGGACCCAAAATCGACATTCACATCGAAGACGCCCTGAAGCGAACCTGGCAATGCGGCACCGTTCAGCTCGACATGTCGCTCCCCGAGCGCTTCGATTTGTCCTACATCGCCCCGGACAACCAGAAGCGCCGGCCCATCATGATCCACCGGGTCATTTACGGATCCATTGAGCGCTTCATGGGCATTTTGATTGAGCATTTCGCCGGGAGCTTCCCCCTGTGGCTGGCGCCGGTCCAGGCCGTTTTGCTGCCCATCAACGACGACCTGATCCCGTTCGCCGAAAAAGTCCGGGCCGAGCTGGAAAAAAACGGCCTCCGAACCCATCTGGACGACCGGACGGAAAGTCTGAACAAAAAAGTAAGAAACGCCCAGCTCATGAAAATTCCCCTGATTCTGACCCTGGGCGCGCGGGAAAAGGACGCCGGGACCGTGTCCGTCCGCACCCTCGACGGAAAGGTCCGGCATGGGGTCCCGCTGGAGTCGTTCATCAAAGCGGCGGTGGGGCATTCCGCCGAAAGGAGTCGCGATCCCTTGTCTTTCGAGGAATAG
- a CDS encoding conserved hypothetical protein (Evidence 4 : Unknown function but conserved in other organisms), with translation MSGLNELKKDVDIINQIDWNMTPEEAVRLYLEWGNNWAGGSYVIRSKDDVSHYFVINTWKGEPVIYLVRRDSQEAENLAEINMPLDLKERYAQEAGGIKGVFAVEGEVRDWLKKELSV, from the coding sequence ATGTCAGGATTAAACGAACTGAAAAAAGATGTGGATATCATCAACCAGATCGACTGGAATATGACGCCGGAAGAGGCCGTTCGGCTCTACCTGGAATGGGGAAACAACTGGGCCGGCGGAAGTTACGTCATTCGGTCCAAAGATGACGTGTCCCATTATTTTGTGATCAACACCTGGAAAGGAGAGCCCGTGATTTACCTGGTCCGGCGGGACTCCCAGGAGGCCGAGAACCTGGCTGAAATCAACATGCCCCTGGACCTGAAAGAAAGATACGCCCAAGAGGCGGGCGGCATCAAGGGCGTTTTCGCGGTGGAGGGGGAAGTCCGAGACTGGCTCAAAAAAGAGCTGAGCGTCTGA
- a CDS encoding Nitroreductase, with protein MTQMRQLVAQTRSVRRFLQDRKISMETLMELADLARLCPSAANLQPLRHVLSCDPGMNEKIFACLGWAAYLKDWPGPGEGERPAAYIVIMGDSKIANDYLAHDCGIAAQTILLAAAEKGLGGCMLGSVNRKKLAAILDAPDDHPILLVIALGEPGEKVRIEPLGPDGNIRYRRDENGVHHVPKRALEDVVLRSYP; from the coding sequence ATGACACAGATGAGACAGCTGGTCGCGCAAACCCGGAGCGTGAGACGGTTCCTTCAGGACCGCAAAATCTCAATGGAGACTTTGATGGAGCTGGCGGACCTGGCCCGGCTTTGCCCGTCGGCGGCCAACCTTCAGCCATTGCGCCATGTCCTGTCCTGCGACCCCGGGATGAACGAGAAAATTTTCGCCTGCCTGGGATGGGCCGCTTATCTCAAAGACTGGCCGGGACCTGGGGAGGGGGAGCGGCCCGCCGCGTATATCGTGATAATGGGCGACTCGAAAATCGCCAACGATTACCTCGCCCACGACTGCGGAATCGCGGCCCAGACCATCCTTCTGGCCGCCGCCGAAAAGGGCCTGGGGGGATGCATGCTCGGCTCCGTGAACCGGAAAAAGCTCGCCGCCATTCTGGACGCGCCGGACGACCATCCCATCCTTCTGGTCATCGCCCTGGGAGAGCCCGGGGAAAAGGTCCGGATCGAGCCCCTGGGACCGGACGGAAACATCCGGTACCGGCGGGATGAAAACGGGGTTCACCATGTGCCCAAACGCGCTTTGGAAGACGTGGTCCTCCGGTCATACCCGTAA
- the cspE gene encoding DNA-binding transcriptional repressor (Evidence 2a : Function from experimental evidences in other organisms; PubMedId : 10200963, 12071744, 12324471, 20345064, 21083396, 7984109, 8022259, 8844142, 9735283, 9921691; Product type r : regulator) — MAEGTVKWFNNKKGYGFIEQEDGNDLFVHFSNIEMEGFKTLDDGDRVTFEISESDQGPEAKKVMKIDKEEI; from the coding sequence TTGGCGGAAGGAACTGTAAAATGGTTTAATAACAAAAAGGGGTATGGGTTCATCGAACAGGAAGATGGAAACGATCTTTTTGTTCATTTTTCCAATATTGAGATGGAGGGTTTTAAAACCCTCGACGACGGCGATCGCGTCACCTTTGAGATTTCGGAAAGCGATCAGGGCCCTGAGGCCAAGAAAGTGATGAAAATCGACAAAGAAGAAATCTAA
- a CDS encoding hypothetical protein (Evidence 5 : Unknown function) encodes MSLIEKILHARHPAPAIGEGDGVAWTSDIFRFLASMYESAARLIADICLSFFNGALNLIVSRYDILLFGLACMAAGALAALGLRKFFSRGHDVSSPKLKEMSASALEQIMAAIKHEFTHDDPSREFLVLPRVSKLERKKREIEKKITDRKQGRVDAEEISIPRAQTEARKLENRINRLIYQRRKTYDREIRIAKIVNRRTEKVPTLLTGKLSYADFKGREARLGIKKLKGHLYIALDHILHRGRLPIRPNDEIEFELRLIPSPGTVIDIREKKIEGRKEFPVMRYKARLTAFLPLRFPRGLKKKGAALVKKRNQKYQAIAEASLHYVSGGDDREQAIRNLSVHPERVSALIKDAESGRDFIILENASSKNRLFDSSLDILTLMTTERGALRIDMLDAAREIYHFETELYKPVSRLHKVISEFICPLLRL; translated from the coding sequence ATGAGCCTCATAGAAAAAATCCTCCACGCGCGTCATCCCGCCCCGGCCATCGGGGAGGGCGACGGCGTCGCGTGGACGTCGGATATTTTCCGGTTTCTGGCGTCCATGTATGAATCCGCAGCCCGCCTGATCGCGGACATTTGCCTGTCTTTTTTTAACGGCGCCCTGAACCTGATCGTGTCCCGATACGACATTCTGCTGTTCGGGCTCGCCTGCATGGCCGCGGGCGCGCTGGCCGCCCTGGGGCTCCGGAAATTTTTTTCCCGGGGCCATGACGTCAGCTCCCCCAAATTAAAAGAAATGTCCGCCTCGGCCCTGGAACAGATCATGGCGGCCATCAAACATGAGTTCACGCATGACGATCCCTCCCGGGAATTTTTAGTTCTGCCCAGGGTCTCAAAACTGGAGCGGAAAAAAAGGGAGATTGAAAAAAAGATCACCGACCGGAAGCAGGGCCGCGTGGACGCCGAAGAAATCTCCATTCCCCGGGCCCAGACCGAGGCGAGAAAACTCGAAAACCGGATCAACCGGCTGATATACCAGCGCCGGAAAACCTATGACCGTGAAATCCGAATCGCCAAAATCGTCAACCGCCGGACGGAAAAGGTGCCCACCCTCCTGACCGGAAAACTTTCCTACGCCGACTTCAAGGGCCGGGAGGCCCGGCTGGGAATCAAAAAATTAAAAGGCCATCTTTACATCGCCCTGGACCATATTCTTCACAGGGGCCGTTTGCCCATCCGGCCAAACGATGAGATCGAGTTTGAATTAAGGCTGATCCCCAGCCCGGGAACCGTCATTGATATCCGGGAAAAGAAAATCGAGGGCCGGAAGGAATTCCCGGTGATGCGCTACAAGGCCCGCCTCACGGCGTTTCTCCCCTTAAGGTTTCCCCGGGGCCTTAAAAAGAAAGGCGCGGCCCTGGTCAAAAAACGCAACCAAAAATACCAGGCCATCGCCGAGGCGTCCCTGCATTATGTCAGCGGAGGCGACGACCGGGAACAGGCCATCCGGAATCTTTCCGTCCATCCCGAGCGGGTATCGGCCCTGATCAAGGACGCGGAGAGCGGCCGGGATTTCATCATTCTGGAAAACGCCTCGTCCAAAAACCGTCTGTTCGACTCCAGCCTGGACATCCTCACACTCATGACCACGGAAAGAGGGGCTTTAAGGATCGACATGCTGGACGCCGCCAGGGAAATCTATCACTTTGAAACCGAGCTTTACAAACCCGTCTCACGGCTTCATAAAGTGATCTCGGAATTCATCTGCCCGCTTCTGCGTCTCTGA
- a CDS encoding conserved hypothetical protein (Evidence 4 : Unknown function but conserved in other organisms): protein MSVKKAMAAAAGFLALAMAAAYFILAGYDYNALKPKVIRAVKSATGRDLALDGDIRLEIGLTPSLVVEGAALKNPGWARNPDLVRTRRFEVKAALWPLFKGEVEVRRLVIVEPEVFIETGPGGKSSLSFDVPDKDAGKETAKKEKEPSRPMSLVFNDLRIENAVVSWIGDAGGEALSIRIDHAAASAQDVNSPIRIDFKGAFEKTPFRFSAATGALKDLMDPETPWPVDIRGRAGEVDADISGDIQNPLSGSGLNLDFSLKTTDIRRIKAAADAIPSAAPFEASGKIRDRGPGKYALSGLRLALGANVLEGSASLDLSGKTPFVRTDLKSKAVDLGPFFPGEKIGKKREGKNGETGAKKEEAGPWPRTPLPFDVLKTINADIRLAVQNLKTPKMTLDDLRFHGRLQNGALDIRAFDAHIGGGPVKGRLTLTPAKKSADISGDVSMKGLDLGEMVKGMGSAGALEGKADIHIRLKTRGESAAGLVENLSGTAAATMQNGRFHSRWLRLAGTDFSTGLIKRLNPAGEKEDSAKVNCLAGAFGIQKGVARTEVLLMDTPNFSVSGEGSIDLNTRGLDMAFHPHSKEGLKIPGAGKIGVGLGDLAKTFRVKGTWSDPSLTLDPARTAVAIGKAIGGVALFGPVGAAAALLTGNSGDENPCVASLKKARGLHSEKKNGNEKPSGKPNPIRDAARGVGETLMKFLGK, encoded by the coding sequence ATGTCTGTCAAAAAAGCGATGGCGGCGGCCGCCGGGTTTCTGGCCCTGGCGATGGCGGCGGCTTATTTCATTCTCGCCGGCTATGACTACAACGCGCTCAAACCCAAAGTCATCCGGGCGGTGAAAAGCGCCACCGGGCGGGACCTGGCGCTGGACGGCGACATCCGGCTGGAAATCGGTCTGACGCCGAGCCTTGTGGTCGAGGGCGCGGCCTTGAAAAACCCGGGATGGGCCCGGAATCCGGACTTGGTCCGGACCCGGCGCTTTGAGGTCAAAGCGGCCCTCTGGCCCCTTTTCAAAGGCGAGGTGGAGGTCAGACGGCTCGTCATCGTGGAGCCCGAGGTGTTCATCGAAACCGGCCCCGGGGGGAAATCCAGCCTGTCCTTCGACGTCCCGGACAAAGACGCCGGGAAAGAAACCGCCAAAAAAGAAAAAGAGCCCTCCCGGCCCATGTCCCTGGTTTTCAATGATTTAAGAATCGAAAACGCCGTGGTGTCCTGGATCGGCGACGCCGGGGGCGAGGCGCTTTCCATTCGGATCGACCACGCCGCCGCCTCGGCCCAAGACGTGAATTCTCCCATCCGGATCGATTTCAAAGGGGCCTTTGAAAAAACGCCCTTCCGCTTTTCGGCCGCCACCGGCGCCTTAAAAGACCTCATGGACCCCGAAACGCCCTGGCCGGTGGATATCCGGGGCCGCGCGGGCGAAGTGGACGCCGATATATCCGGGGATATCCAAAACCCCCTGTCGGGCTCCGGGCTCAACCTGGACTTTTCTTTAAAAACGACGGACATCCGCCGGATCAAGGCCGCGGCGGACGCCATCCCCTCGGCCGCCCCCTTTGAGGCGTCTGGAAAAATCCGGGACCGGGGGCCCGGGAAATACGCCCTTTCCGGTCTTCGGCTGGCGCTGGGCGCCAACGTTCTTGAGGGCTCGGCGAGCCTCGATCTGTCCGGGAAAACGCCCTTTGTCCGGACCGACCTGAAGTCAAAGGCCGTGGACCTGGGGCCTTTTTTCCCGGGTGAAAAAATCGGGAAAAAAAGGGAGGGGAAAAACGGGGAAACCGGCGCGAAAAAGGAAGAGGCCGGACCCTGGCCCCGGACCCCTTTGCCCTTTGATGTCCTGAAAACGATCAACGCCGACATCCGCCTGGCGGTCCAAAATCTTAAAACGCCGAAAATGACCCTGGACGATTTGCGTTTCCACGGCCGTCTTCAAAACGGCGCCCTGGACATCCGGGCCTTTGACGCCCATATCGGGGGAGGCCCCGTCAAGGGGCGCCTGACCCTGACCCCGGCCAAAAAATCCGCCGACATCTCCGGGGATGTGTCCATGAAAGGGCTCGACCTGGGGGAGATGGTCAAAGGCATGGGAAGCGCCGGCGCCCTTGAGGGAAAGGCCGACATCCACATCCGCCTCAAAACCCGGGGGGAATCGGCGGCCGGGCTGGTGGAGAATCTTTCGGGAACGGCCGCGGCGACCATGCAAAACGGCCGGTTTCACAGCCGGTGGCTGCGTCTGGCGGGGACGGACTTTTCCACCGGCCTTATCAAACGTCTCAACCCGGCGGGGGAAAAGGAGGATTCGGCAAAAGTCAACTGCCTGGCCGGCGCCTTCGGCATTCAAAAGGGGGTGGCCCGGACCGAGGTCCTGCTGATGGACACGCCGAATTTCAGCGTATCCGGGGAGGGCTCCATTGATTTGAACACCCGGGGGCTGGATATGGCCTTTCATCCCCATTCCAAGGAGGGCCTAAAAATACCCGGCGCCGGGAAAATCGGCGTGGGGCTGGGCGATCTGGCCAAAACCTTCCGGGTGAAAGGGACCTGGTCCGATCCGTCTTTGACGCTGGATCCCGCCAGGACCGCCGTGGCCATCGGAAAGGCCATCGGCGGGGTGGCGCTCTTTGGTCCCGTCGGGGCCGCCGCGGCGCTTCTGACCGGGAATTCTGGGGATGAAAACCCCTGCGTCGCGTCTCTGAAAAAGGCCCGGGGCCTTCACTCCGAAAAGAAAAACGGAAATGAAAAACCATCAGGGAAGCCAAATCCCATTCGGGACGCGGCCCGGGGAGTCGGCGAGACCCTGATGAAATTCCTGGGAAAATAA
- a CDS encoding dITP/XTP pyrophosphatase encodes MRHPTTIVAATGNRGKLAEIKSFLADAPVILKGLDDFPPIPSVEEDGDTFDENAYKKASFTARVLGLPALADDSGLVVEALNGAPGVLSARYAGENPTTERLCARALENMKGKTNRKAAFECVISIAVPTGPALTYEGRCEGLLTEAPAGENGFGYDPVFFHGPLGKTFGQMTMEEKAGVSHRGRALAEIKSEIDKILVWIEQNMPVPETFECVEK; translated from the coding sequence ATGAGACATCCAACGACCATTGTGGCGGCCACCGGGAACAGGGGAAAACTGGCCGAGATCAAAAGTTTTCTGGCCGACGCGCCGGTGATTTTAAAGGGGCTCGACGATTTCCCCCCCATCCCCTCCGTGGAGGAAGACGGCGACACTTTTGATGAAAACGCCTATAAAAAGGCCTCTTTCACGGCCCGGGTCCTGGGGCTGCCCGCGCTGGCCGACGACTCAGGGCTCGTGGTGGAGGCGCTGAACGGCGCCCCGGGGGTCCTGTCCGCCCGCTACGCCGGGGAGAATCCCACCACCGAGCGCCTTTGCGCCCGGGCGCTTGAAAACATGAAGGGAAAAACCAACCGGAAAGCGGCGTTTGAGTGCGTCATTTCCATCGCCGTTCCCACCGGCCCGGCGCTCACATACGAAGGCCGGTGCGAGGGCCTTTTGACCGAGGCGCCGGCCGGGGAAAACGGATTCGGGTACGACCCGGTCTTTTTTCACGGGCCTTTGGGCAAGACCTTCGGCCAGATGACCATGGAGGAAAAGGCCGGGGTCAGCCACCGGGGACGGGCCCTGGCCGAAATCAAAAGCGAGATCGACAAAATCCTGGTCTGGATCGAGCAGAACATGCCGGTCCCGGAAACCTTTGAATGCGTGGAGAAATAA